In Amblyraja radiata isolate CabotCenter1 chromosome 39, sAmbRad1.1.pri, whole genome shotgun sequence, the following proteins share a genomic window:
- the tmem230 gene encoding transmembrane protein 230, which produces MPSRNNATAGVSSSKVKYSKLAESDDGYIDLQFKKHTPKVPYKAIALATVLFLIGTLLITISALLLTGYINSTYSDTTWPVLIIGILVFLPGFYHLRIAYYAARGYRGYSYDDIPDFDD; this is translated from the exons ATGCCTTCACGTAACAATGCTACCGCTGGGGTCTCCAGCAGCAAGGTGAAATACTCCAAACTCGCCGAGAGCGATGACGGCTACATTGACCTTCAG TTTAAGAAGCATACTCCAAAAGTTCCCTACAAGGCAATTGCTCTTGCCACTGTTCTCTTCCTGATTGGCACGTTGCTGATTACAATCAGTGCCCTTCTGCTGACCGGATACATTAACAGTACG TACAGCGACACAACCTGGCCAGTGCTGATCATCGGGATCCTGGTCTTCCTTCCTGGCTTTTACCATCTCCGTATTGCATACTACGCCGCCAGGGGATACCGAGGTTACTCTTATGATGACATACCAGACTTTGATGACTGA